The following proteins are encoded in a genomic region of Oryza brachyantha chromosome 11, ObraRS2, whole genome shotgun sequence:
- the LOC102712671 gene encoding non-specific lipid-transfer protein 4, with protein sequence MGNKYLAVVTVVALLVAAPAVSAVTCGQVVSMLAPCIMYATGRVAAPTGGCCNGVRSLNSAAATTADRQATCACLKQQSSGMGGLRPDLIAGIPSKCGVNIPYAISPSTDCSRVH encoded by the coding sequence atgggTAATAAGTACCTGGCAGTGGTGACGGTGGTGGCGCtgctggtggcggcgccggcggtgagcgCGGTGACGTGCGGGCAGGTGGTGAGCATGCTGGCGCCGTGCATCATGTACGCCACGGGGAGGGTGGCCGCCCCGACCGGCGGCTGCTGCAACGGCGTCAGGAGCCtcaactcggcggcggccaccaccgccgacCGTCAGGCCACCTGCGCCTGCCTGAAGCAGCAGAGCAGCGGCATGGGCGGCCTCAGGCCCGACCTCATCGCCGGCATCCCCTCCAAGTGCGGCGTCAACATCCCCTACGCCATCAGCCCCTCCACCGACTGCTCCAG